One part of the Eptesicus fuscus isolate TK198812 chromosome 2, DD_ASM_mEF_20220401, whole genome shotgun sequence genome encodes these proteins:
- the CALML5 gene encoding calmodulin-like protein 5, whose translation MAEELSKEQVAEFKSAFTRFDKDGDGKINVEELGAVMKSLGQNPSEAELKELIARVDTDGDGAISFQEFLNEMVKRMKSWGGEQDMKMVFRAFDLDGDGHITMDELKQAMAQVGQKLSQEELEAMIREADVDKDGRVNYEEFSRMLSQK comes from the coding sequence ATGGCGGAGGAACTGTCTAAAGAGCAGGTGGCTGAGTTCAAGTCAGCCTTCACCAGGTTCGACAAGGATGGGGATGGCAAAATCAATGTGGAGGAGCTGGGCGCCGTCATGAAGTCCCTGGGCCAGAACCCGTCGGAGGCCGAGCTGAAGGAGCTCATCGCCCGGGTGGACACTGATGGTGATGGTGCCATCAGCTTCCAGGAGTTCCTGAACGAGATGGTGAAGAGGATGAAGTCCTGGGGCGGCGAGCAGGACATGAAGATGGTCTTCCGAGCCTTCGACCTGGACGGCGATGGCCACATCACCATGGACGAGCTCAAGCAGGCCATGGCCCAGGTGGGGCAGAAGCTCtcccaggaggagctggaggccaTGATCCGGGAGGCGGACGTGGACAAGGATGGCCGGGTGAACTATGAGGAGTTCTCACGAATGCTCAGCCAGAAGTGA